The Tenebrio molitor chromosome 3, icTenMoli1.1, whole genome shotgun sequence genome contains a region encoding:
- the w gene encoding protein white isoform X1 encodes MDDERKPLLADSPAKVIQNSDSTSSSTSLNLTSVKIPIYGTHPQPTGIVIPSEERITYSWSELNVFANITSPSNSRAFSFFKNKKNRPQKRHILKNVSGVAYPCELLAILGSSGAGKTTLLNALTFQSPSSIAVSGIRCVNGVPVAPKTLTSQSAYVQQDDLFIGNLTVKEHLVFQALLRMDRHISYTQRMRRVEEVILEFGLTKCQNTQIGILGRIKGISGGEKKRLSFAAEVLTNPKLMFCDEPTSGLDSFMAFTVIQVLKSMAMAGRTVVCTIHQPSSELYSLFDKLLLMSEGRTAFLGSPEEADIFFKQLEAPCPKNYNPADYFIQLLAIIPEKEESSRQAVNMICDKFERSTIGVKLALEAGSTATDNNYQDVWLNGETTRSPYKASWCAQFRAVLWRSWLSVVKEPLLIKVRFIQTIIMALIIGAIYFGQILDQNGVLNINGVLFMFLTSMTFQNVFAVINVFCTELGVFLREHRNGMYRTDVYFLSKTLAETPLFTFVPIVFITICYFMIGLNTTGPRFFVAVGILILVTHVAISFGYLISCVSSNVSMALSIGPPLMIPFLLFGGFFLNVSSIPVYFKWLSYLSWFRFANEALLINQWKNVTNIECPVLETECPKDGHIVLEIYNFAEANFITDILALVVLIFVFRSVAYFALLLKTYQRK; translated from the exons GCGATAGCACAAGCTCGAGTACTTCGTTAAATTTAACAAGCGTTAAAATCCCAATATATGGGACGCATCCTCAACCAACAGGTATAGTCATTCCATCAGAAGAAAGAATAACCTACAGTTGGAGTGAGCTGAATGTATTTGCAAACATCACTTCTCCATCTAATTCGAGAGCCTTCTCTttcttcaaaaacaaaaagaaccGGCCGCAGAAgagacacattttaaaaaatg TGTCTGGAGTGGCATATCCTTGTGAATTGCTGGCAATCCTGGGTTCAAGTGGAGCTGGAAAGACGACACTTCTTAACGCCTTAACATTTCAGTCTCCTTCCAGTATAGCAGTGTCTGGAATCAGATGTGTTAATGGTGTTCCAGTAGCACCAAAAACGCTTACAAGCCAATCAGCATACGTACAACAAGACGATCTATTTATCGGAAATCTTACCGTAAAAGAGCACCTCGTTTTCCAAGCATTGCTCCGCATGGATCGTCACATTTCCTACACTCAAAGGATGCGAAGAGTCGAAGAAGTCATCTTGGAATTTGGCctaacaaagtgtcaaaacaCACAAATTGGAATCCTAGGCCGGATTAAAGGAATTTCAGGTggtgaaaaaaagagattgTCTTTTGCAGCGGAAGTGTTGACCAATCCTAAGCTGATGTTTTGCGACGAACCTACTTCCGGTCTGGACTCGTTCATGGCTTTCACTGTCATCCAAGTACTTAAAAGTATGGCGATGGCTGGTAGAACCGTCGTCTGCACCATCCACCAACCATCTTCGGAACTGTACTCTCTATTTGACAAGCTCCTCTTGATGTCCGAAGGCAGGACCGCTTTTCTAGGGAGTCCAGAAGAagcagatatttttttcaaaca ACTGGAAGCTCCATGTCCCAAAAACTATAATCCAGCTGATTACTTTATTCAGTTGTTGGCAATAATCCCCGAAAAGGAGGAATCGAGTCGTCAAGCAGTTAATATGATCTGTGACAAATTCGAAAGATCAACAATCGGAGTCAAACTCGCTTTAGAAGCAGGGAGTACC GCTACAGATAATAATTACCAAGATGTTTGGCTTAACGGAGAGACCACCAGAAGCCCATACAAGGCGTCTTGGTGTGCCCAATTCAGGGCAGTACTGTGGAGATCTTGGCTCAGCGTGGTCAAAGAACCTCTCCTGATCAAAGTCAGATTTATACAAACAATT ATAATGGCGCTAATCATTGGAGCCATTTACTTCGGACAAATCTTGGACCAAAACGGAGTGTTGAATATAAACGGCGTCCTGTTCATGTTTTTGACTAGTATGACGTTTCAGAATGTTTTTGCCGTTATTAAC GTCTTCTGTACTGAACTGGGTGTTTTTCTGAGAGAACACCGCAACGGCATGTACAGAACtgacgtttattttttgagcaagACACTAGCCGAGACTCCACTCTTCACATTCGTCCCAATAGTTTTCATCACAATTTGTTACTTTATGATTGGACTGAATACAACAGGACCCAGGTTCTTTGTAGCCGTCGGGATATTAATACTCGTTACACATGTAGCCATCAGCTTTG GTTATTTGATATCCTGTGTTTCTTCTAACGTTTCTATGGCTCTTTCGATTGGTCCCCCATTGATGATTCCGTTTTTGCTTTTTGGTGGCTTCTTTCTCAACGTTAG CTCCATTCCTGTGTATTTCAAGTGGTTGTCATATTTGTCGTGGTTTCGATTCGCAAACGAAGCTCTTTTAATCAATCAATGGAAGAACGTCACAAATATAGAATGCCCCGTTTTGGAAACCGAATGTCCCAAAGACGGTCACATTGTTTTAGAAATCTACAACTTCGCCGAG GCGAATTTTATCACTGATATTTTGGCTTTAGTCGTTCTTATCTTTGTATTCCGGTCGGTGGCCTATTTTGCTCTGTTGCTTAAGACTTATCAACGCAAATAG
- the w gene encoding protein white isoform X2: protein MDSEESDSTSSSTSLNLTSVKIPIYGTHPQPTGIVIPSEERITYSWSELNVFANITSPSNSRAFSFFKNKKNRPQKRHILKNVSGVAYPCELLAILGSSGAGKTTLLNALTFQSPSSIAVSGIRCVNGVPVAPKTLTSQSAYVQQDDLFIGNLTVKEHLVFQALLRMDRHISYTQRMRRVEEVILEFGLTKCQNTQIGILGRIKGISGGEKKRLSFAAEVLTNPKLMFCDEPTSGLDSFMAFTVIQVLKSMAMAGRTVVCTIHQPSSELYSLFDKLLLMSEGRTAFLGSPEEADIFFKQLEAPCPKNYNPADYFIQLLAIIPEKEESSRQAVNMICDKFERSTIGVKLALEAGSTATDNNYQDVWLNGETTRSPYKASWCAQFRAVLWRSWLSVVKEPLLIKVRFIQTIIMALIIGAIYFGQILDQNGVLNINGVLFMFLTSMTFQNVFAVINVFCTELGVFLREHRNGMYRTDVYFLSKTLAETPLFTFVPIVFITICYFMIGLNTTGPRFFVAVGILILVTHVAISFGYLISCVSSNVSMALSIGPPLMIPFLLFGGFFLNVSSIPVYFKWLSYLSWFRFANEALLINQWKNVTNIECPVLETECPKDGHIVLEIYNFAEANFITDILALVVLIFVFRSVAYFALLLKTYQRK, encoded by the exons GCGATAGCACAAGCTCGAGTACTTCGTTAAATTTAACAAGCGTTAAAATCCCAATATATGGGACGCATCCTCAACCAACAGGTATAGTCATTCCATCAGAAGAAAGAATAACCTACAGTTGGAGTGAGCTGAATGTATTTGCAAACATCACTTCTCCATCTAATTCGAGAGCCTTCTCTttcttcaaaaacaaaaagaaccGGCCGCAGAAgagacacattttaaaaaatg TGTCTGGAGTGGCATATCCTTGTGAATTGCTGGCAATCCTGGGTTCAAGTGGAGCTGGAAAGACGACACTTCTTAACGCCTTAACATTTCAGTCTCCTTCCAGTATAGCAGTGTCTGGAATCAGATGTGTTAATGGTGTTCCAGTAGCACCAAAAACGCTTACAAGCCAATCAGCATACGTACAACAAGACGATCTATTTATCGGAAATCTTACCGTAAAAGAGCACCTCGTTTTCCAAGCATTGCTCCGCATGGATCGTCACATTTCCTACACTCAAAGGATGCGAAGAGTCGAAGAAGTCATCTTGGAATTTGGCctaacaaagtgtcaaaacaCACAAATTGGAATCCTAGGCCGGATTAAAGGAATTTCAGGTggtgaaaaaaagagattgTCTTTTGCAGCGGAAGTGTTGACCAATCCTAAGCTGATGTTTTGCGACGAACCTACTTCCGGTCTGGACTCGTTCATGGCTTTCACTGTCATCCAAGTACTTAAAAGTATGGCGATGGCTGGTAGAACCGTCGTCTGCACCATCCACCAACCATCTTCGGAACTGTACTCTCTATTTGACAAGCTCCTCTTGATGTCCGAAGGCAGGACCGCTTTTCTAGGGAGTCCAGAAGAagcagatatttttttcaaaca ACTGGAAGCTCCATGTCCCAAAAACTATAATCCAGCTGATTACTTTATTCAGTTGTTGGCAATAATCCCCGAAAAGGAGGAATCGAGTCGTCAAGCAGTTAATATGATCTGTGACAAATTCGAAAGATCAACAATCGGAGTCAAACTCGCTTTAGAAGCAGGGAGTACC GCTACAGATAATAATTACCAAGATGTTTGGCTTAACGGAGAGACCACCAGAAGCCCATACAAGGCGTCTTGGTGTGCCCAATTCAGGGCAGTACTGTGGAGATCTTGGCTCAGCGTGGTCAAAGAACCTCTCCTGATCAAAGTCAGATTTATACAAACAATT ATAATGGCGCTAATCATTGGAGCCATTTACTTCGGACAAATCTTGGACCAAAACGGAGTGTTGAATATAAACGGCGTCCTGTTCATGTTTTTGACTAGTATGACGTTTCAGAATGTTTTTGCCGTTATTAAC GTCTTCTGTACTGAACTGGGTGTTTTTCTGAGAGAACACCGCAACGGCATGTACAGAACtgacgtttattttttgagcaagACACTAGCCGAGACTCCACTCTTCACATTCGTCCCAATAGTTTTCATCACAATTTGTTACTTTATGATTGGACTGAATACAACAGGACCCAGGTTCTTTGTAGCCGTCGGGATATTAATACTCGTTACACATGTAGCCATCAGCTTTG GTTATTTGATATCCTGTGTTTCTTCTAACGTTTCTATGGCTCTTTCGATTGGTCCCCCATTGATGATTCCGTTTTTGCTTTTTGGTGGCTTCTTTCTCAACGTTAG CTCCATTCCTGTGTATTTCAAGTGGTTGTCATATTTGTCGTGGTTTCGATTCGCAAACGAAGCTCTTTTAATCAATCAATGGAAGAACGTCACAAATATAGAATGCCCCGTTTTGGAAACCGAATGTCCCAAAGACGGTCACATTGTTTTAGAAATCTACAACTTCGCCGAG GCGAATTTTATCACTGATATTTTGGCTTTAGTCGTTCTTATCTTTGTATTCCGGTCGGTGGCCTATTTTGCTCTGTTGCTTAAGACTTATCAACGCAAATAG